Proteins encoded by one window of Mercenaria mercenaria strain notata chromosome 4, MADL_Memer_1, whole genome shotgun sequence:
- the LOC123552115 gene encoding protein unc-93 homolog A-like codes for MKHIMDVNKMDKKSTGNELRNTFVLSGAFTAIFTAYLAIQNLQSSLNQEQGLGIISLSCMYACIIISGILAPVIIHVFGEKKILVFSFMCHVIYMGSNFYPSFSTLVPSSVLLGLTAGPMWTSQSVYLANMAYSYAERTSKSCHPVLSKFNGIFYPMYETTQITGNLISSLVLQQGGYRISSPVNATEVKFCGSEDCPTAVHVSNINEPDRDLVNILLGIFLACDVFGVFLTSIFLPPLKKMASKEKANILKSLASCGKGLTEINLVFLIPLIMFMAMEQAILWTDYTKAFISCPLGIQKLGFVMATYGGSTTVFALIFARVSKYTGRYVLFALAGLVNLGILITLYIWIPSSEDVLLIFFIPVIWGVSEGIWQTQSNALVALLFPEKKNSAFANYHTWKAIGFTLTFVYSNFLCVSTKLIIAIILLMVSMILYLIVEIRVKQSKSNNEKETEEGNNLDPDSNTSIWLKNSQFSTALIASEQQH; via the exons ATGAAGCACATAATGGATGTAAACAAAATGGATAAGAAATCGACAGGGAacgaattaagaaatacatttgtgTTATCGGGCGCCTTTACAGCAATATTTACTGCTTACCTGGCAATACAAAATCTTCAAAGTAGTTTGAACCAAGAGCAAGGCCTTGGAATCATCTCCTTGTCATGTATGTACGCTTGTATAATAATCTCAGGCATTCTCGCACCTGTCATTATTCATGTTTTTGGGGAGAAAAAAATCTTGGTATTTTCTTTCATGTGtcatgtgatttatatgggaagTAATTTTTATCCAAGTTTTTCGACATTAGTACCATCATCAGTGTTGTTAGGTCTTACTGCTGGACCAATGTGGACTTCTCAAAGTGTGTACCTGGCTAATATGGCATATTCCTACGCAGAAAGAACTTCGAAAAGTTGTCATCCTGTTCTTAGTAAATTTAATGGAATTTTCTACCCAATGTATGAAACCACGCAAATAACGGGAAACCTCATTTCATCTCTAGTTCTTCAACAGGGCGGCTACAGAATTAGCTCCCCAGTTAATGCAACGGAAGTAAAGTTTTGTGGCAGTGAAGATTGTCCTACGGCAGTTCATGTATCTAATATTAACGAACCCGACCGTGATCTTGTGAACATACTACTGGGAATATTTTTAGCATGTGATGTGTTTGGTGTCTTCCTAACTTCAATATTCTTGCCGCCATTAAAGAAAATGGCATCAaaagaaaaagcaaatattttgaaatctttAGCTTCATGTGGAAAGGGTCTCACAGAAATAAACCTAGTTTTTCTGATACCCTTGATAATGTTTATGGCGATGGAACAAGCGATTTTATGGACTGACTATACTAAG GCATTCATCAGCTGCCCATTAGGAATTCAGAAGCTTGGATTCGTCATGGCAACATATGGCGGCTCCACGACAGTATTCGCACTCATATTTGCTCGAGTCTCGAAGTATACGGGACGATACGTTTTATTTGCTCTCGCTGGTCTGGTCAATCTTGGTATTTTGATAACGTTATATATATGGATACCAAGTTCTGAGGACGTTTTGCTCATATTTTTTATTCCAGTTATATGGGGTGTTTCTGAAGGTATATGGCAAACACAGTCTAATG CCTTAGTTGCACTGTTATTCCCGGAGAAGAAAAACTCCGCATTCGCCAACTATCATACCTGGAAAGCGATTGGTTTTACATTGACATTTGTTTATAGTAACTTCCTCTGCGTGTCAACAAAATTGATaatcgccataattttgttaatggtgtcaatgattttatatttaattgtaGAAATAAGAGTTAAACAAAGTAAATCTAACAATGAAAAAGAGACAGAAGAAGGAAATAATTTAGATCCAGACAGCAATACTTCTATATGGTTGAAAAACTCGCAATTTAGTACAGCACTCATCGCTTCTGAACAACAGCACTGA